TGGACGAGCAGCGCATCAGAACCAGACGTCCGGTGGAGGTGGTCAATTTCTCCGCCGAAGAATCCAGCCGCTTCGGTGTGGCCACCCTGGGAAGCAAGGCCCTTACCGGAGACTTAAAGAAGACCGATATCGACCGCCTGATGGATGAAGAGGGAATCAGTCTGGGCAGCGCCTTATCAAAAGCAGGATTTTCTTTGAAGGATATTAAATCGATTCGCCTCCAGAAAGGGGAGATCCATGCATATCTTGAACTGCACATAGAACAGGGTCCGGTGCTTGAAAATGCCGGAATTCCTGTTGGGATAGTCACCGCCATTGCCGCTCCCACTCGTTTCAAGGTGATCGTCAGAGGGCGCGCGGACCATTCGGGAACAACCCCGATGAACATGCGCCGTGATGCCCTTGCGGCCGCCAGCGAAATCGTTCTTGGCCTTGAGCGTATCGCCGGCAGAGAGTCCGGCGAACATACCGTCGGCACGATCGGCTATCTACGGGTGGCGCCCGGAGTGATGAATGTGGTTCCGGAGCGGGTGGAACTCGGAATCGATCTGCGCGATATCGATGGTGGAGAAAAGAAGAGGGCGGTGGCCAGGGTTCTCGATCTCATGAATGAAATCGCCGATCGCCGGAATGTCGAGATCGACAGGGAAGTCCTTACTGATGATGAGCCGGTCCCGATGTCCGGTAAAATCATCGATCACTTGAAGAAGACAGCCAAGGAAGCGAACATCCCGTATCTGACTATGCCGAGCGGAGCCGGTCACGATGCCATGAATCTGGCACGGATTACCGATGCCGGAATGATTTTCATTCCAAGCATTCACGGCATCAGTCACAACATCGCCGAAAAGAGCCGGATGGAGGATATCCGCCAGGGTACCGAACTGCTCCTGCGCGCCATCGTTTCCCTGGCAGACGAGCGTTAGGCCTCGTATTTACCGCATCGCAATCTAAGTTTACATAATATTCGTTATGCGACGTTACGTATGGAGTGTATTTAGCGGTTTGATGGCTTCATAAGGATATTTCCAAAGGAATCAGAACCATCCCCCTTCCATGGATGCATACCTGGAAGATGCTCAGAGGGCAAATTTCGCAGGTTTTTCTAAGCATTCATCGAGAAGTTTATTTTGTCTTTTCCCTGCCTTTTTTTTCCAGGTGCTCCATCGCCTCCACAGCGAACGGTTTACTCGCTTCGCCGAAATAGATGGAACGATGGGGAAACGGAATCTCGATTCCTTTTTCATCAAAGGCGTACTTGATCCTCCGATTAAATTCGCGCCCTACCATCCACTGGCGAATTGGCCTTGTCTTGATGCGACCTTTTATGATGACGGCGGAATCTGCGAATTTGTCGACACCCATGATTTCAGGGTCCTCCAGTATCAGAGGCCCATAGGTTTCATCCTTTTGCATACCGACAAAGACTTCTCGCATCACCTCCGTTACCTTGTCGGTGGATTCCTTATATGCGACTCCGATTTCAAATACGTAGGCGGACCATTCGTTCGTCATGTTGCTCAAGGTGGTTACCGTACCGTTCGGAAAGACATGCACCACACCCGATATGTCACGCAACACGATGGTCCTGAAATTGATTTCCTCAACGATGCCCCCGGTGCCATTGATGATAGCCACGTCTCCGACCCGAACCTGATTTTCAAGAATAAAAAAGAAGCCTGAAATAATGTCCCTCACCAGGTTCTGCGCACCAAAGCCGACCGCCAGCCCGAGGATTCCTGCACCGGCAAGAATGGGCCCGATTTCCACACCCAGTTCCTTGAGGATTGTAAGACCAACAATAATCCAGAGGGTCAGATGAACGCCCTGCCGGATCAGTCGCACCAGAGTATCGACGCGCTTGGCGGATTCCGAAGGCGGCTCTCCAGCAACTTCGCTCTTTTTCAGCCAGCGCATTTCCACCCGGTGGAGTACGTTTCTGAGAATTACAAGGGAGATCCAGGCAACCACAAGGATGAGAAATATTCTTGCGCAGGTCCTTATGACCGTCTGCCAGTCGAAAGCATTTATCAATTCAAGAAAAATATCCACAGCAGACCTCTTGAAAGTGTTTTGTGATTGATACAAGGACCTTAATGATATCAAAATCCTCTGCGAACACAAGTGAAAGCTATTGATTTAATAGGAAAATTTTAAACTTCAGGACCGATATGCATACCTGCCCTGCTGTTGAGAGGAAACTCCAAAAAAAAGAGCCGTGACTTTTCAGTCACCGCTCTTTTTTTTCGTTGGTCGGGGCGAGAGGATTTGAACCTCCGACCCCCTGCACCCCATGCAGGTGCGCTACCAGGCTGCGCTACGCCCCGTCAGCCAACGAGTGGGGATTATGGTTTATTTGCTGTTGATTGTCAAGGAAAAATTCGGCAAAAAACGTACTACTTGAAATAGAAAAATTCCTGTGAGTCCGGTGACTTATCGACTTCACTAGGAATGTTTGCGTGGTTGATCGACCCTGCGCCTTTCTTTCATGGTGGATGAATGGAAGAAGGTTGGATGAACGACATAACAGGCGCTCTTTCGCATAGTCCGGCTACATCCGGGATACGCGTTCGCCCTCCAGAACCGTTATGCCGCTTTGTGTCAGGACCTCCATGGCAGCTTCCGGGTCGTCGAAGCGGAAAATGATGACGGCATTTTCCCCGCAGCGTTCGACAAAAGCATACATGTATTCAACATTTACTCCTGCGCGGTCAAGGATCTGGAGAATGCTGGAAAGCCCCATGGGCTGATCGGGCACCTCGACGGCCACGACCTCGGTCTTGCTGACGGTAAAGCCTCGCTCCTTGAGGGCCGTCTTGGCGGTATCGGTCTTATCGACAATGAGTCTTAGAATGCCGAAATCGGAGGTGTCTGCCAGGGAAAGGGCGCGGATATTCACGCCGGCTTCGCCAAGGGTTCTTGAAACTTCGGCCAGGCGTCCGGACTTGTTCTCGATGAAAACCGAAATTTGTTCTACCTTCATCTGATCCCCCTTGTGTTTTTATCCACTAATCCTAAACGCGTCGGTCAATGACACGTTGGGCTTTCCCCTCGCTGCGGGCTATGCTTTTGGGCTCAACCAGCCGTACTTTGCAGGTGATTCCGAGAAGGTCTTTGATCTCTTTGCGGATCCGTCCCGTGAGGTCCTGAAGAACCTTCACCTCGTCGGAGAAGGTCTGTTCATTGACTTCCACCTGCACCTCAAGAGTGTCGAGGTTCTCTTCACGATCGACGATCAACTGGTAATGCGGTTCAACACCGTCGATATTGAAAAGGACGCTTTCGATCTGGGAGGGGAAGACGTTGACTCCCCGAATGATCAGCATATCGTCGCTGCGGCCGCTCATCCGCTCCAAACGCACATGGGTTCTTCCGCAGATGCAGGGTTCGGGTATCAGGCGAGTGATGTCCCTGGTGCGGTAGCGGATCATGGGAATCCCTTCCTTGGTGATGGTGGTGATCACCAGTTCTCCCTTTTCGCCGGGAGGAAGGACATTGCCGGATTCGGGGTCGATGATTTCCGGGATGAAATGATCCTCCCAGATGTGAAGCCCTTTTTGTGCTTCGAGGCACTCGATTCCCACTCCAGGACCGAGGATCTCCGAAAGGCCATAGATGTCGATGGCCTTGATATTCAGCTTTTCCTCGATCTCTGCACGCATCTGTTCGCTCCAGGGTTCGGCGCCGAAAATGCCGACCTTGAGCTTGAGCTGACGGATATCCACCCCCTCCTCTGCCGCCGCCTCCGCCAGGAAAAGGCTGTAGGAAGGCGTACAGGTCAGAACGGTGGAACCGAAATCCTTCATGATCATGATCTGCTTTTTGGTATTTCCACCGGACATGGGAATGACTGAGGCGCCTATCCGCTCCGCGCCGTAATGGGCTCCCAGCCCCCCCGTAAAGAGGCCATAACCATAGGCGTTGTGAATGACGTCGCCTCGATGGGCTCCGGCGGCGGCGAAGGAGCGGGCCATGAGCTCGGCCCACATCTCGATGTCGCGACGGGTATAGCCGACCACCGTCGGTTTGCCGGTGGTACCGCTGGAAGCATGTATGCGAACAATCTGCTCCAGGGGAACGGCAAAGAGTCCGTATGGGTAATTGTCCCGCATGTCCTGCTTGAGGGTAAAAGGCAGTCGCCGCAGATCGCCCAGGGATTTGACCATGCCCGGAGTTACACCGGCTTCGGTGAAGCTGCGGCGATAAAAGGGGACGGTGGCGTAGACGCGCTCCAATGTGTGCTGCAGACGCCTGAGCTGCAGCGATTCTATAACTTCCCGGGGCAACGTTTCGAATTCGTCATTCCAGATCATCCTGTCCTCACAATCGTAAAAACGCATTATCAGATATTCGCCAGGATTCGAGTAGTGGATTACTTGCCCTAACTCGAAGGCCTCCCTCAAGATTGATTCTGTACGATATGGAGTGTGAGGGGCAAGAAAGTAATGTCAATTCGATTGCCCTCCTCTGTTTCCGAGACTCAGGAGGGCTCCTTCAAGAAGTCCGAAATCGCTGGCCGTTACCTGACTCCATCCGAAATGTTCGAGGATTCCCAGGACAATTCCGAGCCCGGGAAGGATCAGATCCCCCCTCCCCTTTTCCATCCCCGGGAGAGATTCCCTTTCTTCGGAGGAGAGCGGGGCGAGGCTGTTGGCCATCCTTTTGAGGTCTTCGATTCCGAGGACCAGATTGTTGACCCTGCGCCAGTCGTACTGCGTCATTTCGAGTTGCAGTGCGGCCAGGGTGGTCACAGTGCCTGCGGTTCCGACCAGAGTGCTCCCGGCGGCCAACCTTTCCCATCCGGCGGCGGTAAGATCCGCATGAAAACGGTCAAGGATCTGGCCAATTCCAACCGTTTGCTGATCACGACTCGGGACCTGCTCGCAGAGATGGACGACGCCCAGGGGATAGCTGCGCTGGAAGATCGGTTCGCTGCCACAGGTAAGGATGAACTCGGTGCTTCCGCCGCCGATGTCGAAAAT
This is a stretch of genomic DNA from Desulfuromonas sp. TF. It encodes these proteins:
- a CDS encoding M20 family metallo-hydrolase; the encoded protein is MKIRIDRIERDFFNMTEFGRLDNGGVTRLAFSEADLRARDYLRHSMEAAGLEVMVDAAGNMRGRRAGRESLPAVIMGSHLDTVPNGGHYDGVIGVLAALEVARVMDEQRIRTRRPVEVVNFSAEESSRFGVATLGSKALTGDLKKTDIDRLMDEEGISLGSALSKAGFSLKDIKSIRLQKGEIHAYLELHIEQGPVLENAGIPVGIVTAIAAPTRFKVIVRGRADHSGTTPMNMRRDALAAASEIVLGLERIAGRESGEHTVGTIGYLRVAPGVMNVVPERVELGIDLRDIDGGEKKRAVARVLDLMNEIADRRNVEIDREVLTDDEPVPMSGKIIDHLKKTAKEANIPYLTMPSGAGHDAMNLARITDAGMIFIPSIHGISHNIAEKSRMEDIRQGTELLLRAIVSLADER
- a CDS encoding mechanosensitive ion channel family protein, which codes for MDIFLELINAFDWQTVIRTCARIFLILVVAWISLVILRNVLHRVEMRWLKKSEVAGEPPSESAKRVDTLVRLIRQGVHLTLWIIVGLTILKELGVEIGPILAGAGILGLAVGFGAQNLVRDIISGFFFILENQVRVGDVAIINGTGGIVEEINFRTIVLRDISGVVHVFPNGTVTTLSNMTNEWSAYVFEIGVAYKESTDKVTEVMREVFVGMQKDETYGPLILEDPEIMGVDKFADSAVIIKGRIKTRPIRQWMVGREFNRRIKYAFDEKGIEIPFPHRSIYFGEASKPFAVEAMEHLEKKGREKTK
- a CDS encoding ACT domain-containing protein, which encodes MKVEQISVFIENKSGRLAEVSRTLGEAGVNIRALSLADTSDFGILRLIVDKTDTAKTALKERGFTVSKTEVVAVEVPDQPMGLSSILQILDRAGVNVEYMYAFVERCGENAVIIFRFDDPEAAMEVLTQSGITVLEGERVSRM
- a CDS encoding phenylacetate--CoA ligase family protein: MIWNDEFETLPREVIESLQLRRLQHTLERVYATVPFYRRSFTEAGVTPGMVKSLGDLRRLPFTLKQDMRDNYPYGLFAVPLEQIVRIHASSGTTGKPTVVGYTRRDIEMWAELMARSFAAAGAHRGDVIHNAYGYGLFTGGLGAHYGAERIGASVIPMSGGNTKKQIMIMKDFGSTVLTCTPSYSLFLAEAAAEEGVDIRQLKLKVGIFGAEPWSEQMRAEIEEKLNIKAIDIYGLSEILGPGVGIECLEAQKGLHIWEDHFIPEIIDPESGNVLPPGEKGELVITTITKEGIPMIRYRTRDITRLIPEPCICGRTHVRLERMSGRSDDMLIIRGVNVFPSQIESVLFNIDGVEPHYQLIVDREENLDTLEVQVEVNEQTFSDEVKVLQDLTGRIRKEIKDLLGITCKVRLVEPKSIARSEGKAQRVIDRRV